The proteins below are encoded in one region of Desulfuromonadaceae bacterium:
- a CDS encoding peptidyl-prolyl cis-trans isomerase, with product MPVIRSKNIQYWCARALLLSTLIMLLACNRPAGEEGTATSVSRTATAEPDALILVVNGQTLRNDEFEVAFARTLSTGQTVTAKERAELKRAFLVQVIDRKLTLAEAERIGLTVTPQEVDRALAEHRADYPEDEFNAAIKLRNLTMDQWRVELQEKLLMEKVLRYAVYDQVAPTDAEQRAYYTEHRDDFNRPAQVRARQIVVAEEEVGQRILGLLRQGEPFAAVAKTYSLSPDAEQGGDLGYFAAGEMPPEFDQVVFKLQPGRLSELIKTEYGYHVFLVDDKRPAQQLTFEDVRDEIYTTLKLQKEEAAYHQWLQGLRAAAQIEVNWDQL from the coding sequence ATGCCTGTGATCCGATCAAAAAATATCCAGTATTGGTGCGCTCGTGCCCTGTTGCTGTCAACGCTAATCATGCTGCTCGCCTGCAACCGACCCGCCGGGGAGGAAGGGACAGCGACCAGCGTGTCCAGAACGGCGACGGCTGAACCGGATGCCTTGATTCTGGTCGTCAACGGGCAGACCCTGCGCAATGACGAATTTGAAGTGGCCTTCGCCAGGACGCTGTCAACGGGTCAGACGGTGACCGCGAAAGAGCGCGCCGAACTCAAACGGGCATTTCTGGTGCAGGTGATCGACCGCAAGTTGACCTTGGCCGAAGCGGAAAGGATTGGCCTTACGGTGACACCGCAAGAGGTCGATCGCGCCCTGGCGGAACATCGTGCGGACTACCCGGAAGACGAATTCAACGCAGCGATAAAGTTGCGCAATCTGACCATGGATCAGTGGCGCGTGGAGTTGCAGGAAAAGTTGTTGATGGAAAAAGTCCTGCGCTACGCGGTCTACGATCAGGTCGCACCCACCGATGCGGAACAACGTGCCTATTACACAGAACACCGCGATGACTTCAATCGTCCGGCGCAAGTTCGGGCGCGCCAGATTGTCGTCGCGGAAGAAGAAGTGGGGCAGCGGATCCTCGGTTTGCTGCGGCAGGGGGAACCGTTTGCCGCTGTAGCGAAAACATATTCCCTCTCACCCGATGCCGAGCAAGGGGGGGATCTCGGTTATTTTGCCGCCGGGGAGATGCCGCCTGAATTCGACCAGGTAGTTTTTAAATTACAGCCGGGACGTTTAAGCGAGCTGATCAAAACCGAATATGGCTACCACGTCTTTCTGGTCGACGACAAGCGCCCCGCGCAGCAGCTGACCTTTGAGGATGTCCGCGACGAGATTTACACCACATTGAAGCTGCAGAAAGAAGAAGCCGCTTATCACCAATGGCTGCAAGGTTTACGTGCTGCAGCGCAGATTGAAGTCAACTGGGATCAACTTTAA